In Oryza brachyantha chromosome 1, ObraRS2, whole genome shotgun sequence, the following are encoded in one genomic region:
- the LOC102715161 gene encoding probable WRKY transcription factor 13: MFPSPGRAVMALGQHGAMAAAVASSSTTSPAAAPATVAFTFQPSPTAPHTGAAAPAAALPHHHHHHHHGILGYSPLVLDHPTTAATSSSPHAAPCPTTLRHGLHAAPPPPTLPSHPPRSSPATHPWSCEEGDRGRQRGKGAAAVMGTGRIIDDDDPGGSYAAAAGPQQHPPHHQLAVGAVRMKKAAAGGKARRKVREPRFCFKTMSDVDVLDDGYKWRKYGQKVVKNTQHPRSYYRCTQDNCRVKKRVERLAEDPRMVITTYEGRHVHSPSRDDDDAARATAEMTFIW, translated from the exons ATGTTCCCATCGCCAGGGAGGGCGGTGATGGCGCTAGGCCAACAcggcgccatggcggcggccgtggcgtcctcgtcgacgacctcccccgccgcggccCCAGCCACCGTAGCCTTCACCTTCCAgccctcgccgacggcgcCTCACACGggcgctgctgctcctgctgctgctctcccccatcaccaccaccaccatcaccatggCATCCTAGGGTACAGCCCGCTCGTCCTAGACCAcccaaccaccgccgccacctcctcctccccgcacGCGGCGCCCTGTCCCACCACCCTCCGCCACGGCCTCcacgccgctcctcctcctcccaccctCCCTTCCCATCCTccgagatcgtcgccggcgacgcatCCATG GTCTTGCGAGGAAGGCGATCGAGGGAGGCAGAGGGGGAagggtgccgccgccgtgatGGGCACCGGGAGGatcatcgacgacgacgaccccgGCGGGAgctacgcggcggcggcggggccgcaGCAGCATCCTCCCCATCACCAGCTAGCGGTTGGCGCGGTGAGGatgaagaaggcggcggccggagggaAGGCGCGGCGGAAGGTGCGGGAGCCGAGGTTCTGCTTCAAGACGATGAGCGACGTCGACGTGCTCGACGACGGCTACAAGTGGCGCAAGTACGGCCAGAAGGTCGTCAAGAACACCCAGCACCCAAG GAGCTACTACCGGTGCACGCAGGACAACTGCCGCGTGAAGAAGCGGGTGGAGCGGCTGGCGGAGGACCCCCGCATGGTGATCACCACCTACGAGGGCCGCCACGTCCACTCCCCCtcccgcgacgacgacgacgccgcccgcgccaccgccgagaTGACCTTCATCTGGtag